The following DNA comes from Halobacillus litoralis.
TCCTCCACAGCCAGCGGGTGAAAATTGAAATGGGATTCGAGTAATCCGACTTCTCCCTCTGTCGGCGCCTCGAAATCCACCCAGTACCAGTCCCACTCCTCTTCAGAGAGTTGTTTCATGGAAAGAGCTTCTTGGAACCCTTTATCTTTTGAAAAAGCCATAATTTCTATCATCCAGTTCACCTGCCATTTATGTAGGGTCTTTCTTTTTTATTCCCAAATCATTGTTTTTCAAACAACCCCTCCTCGTTGTGATACGATAGAAGAAATTGCTGAACGGAGGAAAGCACTGATGCAGAAAACGACTAAACCCCTGCGCCTGAAGGGAAACCTCGTTCTTCTCAGAAGCATTGAAGAGGAGGACATTCCGAGTTTATACCAATTGATTTATGGTGATGGTGACCCAGAATGGAAAAAATGGGACGCCCCTTATTACCCTCTCGAACCGCATACGTTAGACAGTTACAGAAGTCACGAACGAGCAAGAAAAGATCGCCTCAGAGACAGCGAACCTGATTCGCGCTTGATAATCGAAGTCGACGGGAAGATCATCGGGACGGTTACTTATTACTGGGAGCACAAACCTTCTCTCTGGCTTGAAGTCGGCATCGGCATTTATGACCCGGATTATTGGAACGGGGGATATGGATCAGAAGCACTGACCCTTTGGATCGACCAACTTTTTCAAGTTCTCCCCCTTGCCCGTGTAGGGTTAACCACATGGTCAAGAAATGAACGGATGATGAGAGTGGGAGAAAAACTCGGCATGAAAATCGAAGGACGAATGAGGAAATGCCGCATTTATGAAGGTGAATACTATGATGCTATCCGGATGGGAGTTCTTCGTGAGGAATGGAGCAAGCGTTCATGAACCTCTACAAGATCTCCACCTCCTTCTTCATTCTGACAACCATTATCTTTGCGTACCTATGGTATGATTCCGAAGGCCCCCAGCCTTTGGATGAATTTGCTGTTGCAGCAGTCACCTCATCGATCAAGGAATTACCCTACACCATGGAAGATGTCCAACTCTCGTTTCAAAATTATCATGAAGAAGAGTCGACAGAAAAAGAACAATTTTACACAAGAACTTTATTAGCCAGAAGCTTACAAAATCTGAATGACAATCAAAGGTTGATTTCAGCAGCCGAACGATCGAAAGTTTTGGAAAAAGGCTGGTTCAGAGACTACTCCGATTCCCTTTTCACAATGCGCTCGATCCTCACCACCCACTCGTTTGAAAATAATAATTCTAAAGAAGTAAAAAGGATCAATCAAGAGCTTGAAACACTGCAATCCTCTATAGAAGAGACCGTAACCGATGAGTCATTTTCCACTAAGAATAAAAAAGACTTACGGTCAATAACAGACATGATTGAAAAATTCAATCAGAACTTCTCATAAAAACTCCAAAAAGAGGCCGGATAAAAGAATTTACCCACTAGAAAACCCGAACATCGTTCGGGTTTTCTTTAAATGAAGCAATAAATGCCTACGCTCCATTTGATCCATTCTACTTTATCGTTCTTTTTCCACCGGCAGTTACGTTTTTGCCCCAACCTCTTCT
Coding sequences within:
- a CDS encoding GNAT family N-acetyltransferase; this translates as MQKTTKPLRLKGNLVLLRSIEEEDIPSLYQLIYGDGDPEWKKWDAPYYPLEPHTLDSYRSHERARKDRLRDSEPDSRLIIEVDGKIIGTVTYYWEHKPSLWLEVGIGIYDPDYWNGGYGSEALTLWIDQLFQVLPLARVGLTTWSRNERMMRVGEKLGMKIEGRMRKCRIYEGEYYDAIRMGVLREEWSKRS